The genomic window CTCTTTTATATGGGGCACCCCGCTCACTACCACAATTTCAAGAATTGCATTCGCATTCTCATGGAAAGAGGCGACGAGGTTTTGGTAGTCGCCAGAGGCAAAGATGTTTTGTTCGACTTGATCGATACCGAAGATTGGGATGTGGTAAAATGGCCTGCACGCGCAGCGGGAGGGAAACTCACCTTGGCGCTGAATATCTTGCAGCGCGAAGGCAAATTGCTGAATCTCGTTAGAAAATTCCGGCCTCACCTCATGGCGGGAACTGATCTGGGAATTGCTCATGTGGGTAAACTACTGGGGATTCCGTCTGTAGTTGTGAATGAGGATGATAGCCATGCTATTCCGCTCATGGCCAAATATGCTTTTCCATACGCCACATATGTTTTGGCGCCGAACTGTTGTGATCAGTCGCCCGCCAATCACAAGAAAATCGGTTACGAAGGATATCACGAATTAGCCTATCTGCATCCAAAATACTTCAATGCTGATCGCTCGCTGCTTCCGGCAGAAATGCTCGATGCAGAACGGTATTTCATTCTTCGGTTTGCGAGTTTGCATGCTCACCACGACGAAGGACGCAGCGGGATAGACGATGAATTGGCGCATGAGTTGATTGAGTTACTCTTGCCTTTCGGTAAAGTATTTATCACATCCGAGAGGGAGCTTACCGCTGATTTGGAGCCTTATCGAATACCTGTACATCCCACCGTTATTCATCACGCCATGGCTTTTGCCGATCTCTATATCGGCGATTCACAAACCATGGCTGCCGAGGCAGCGGTTCTGGGTGTTCCATCGATTCGATTCAATGATTTTGTAGGTGAATTGAGCTATCTCGAAGAGTTGGAGCATAAGTATGGATTGACAAAAGGAATCAAAACCACCGAGTCTGACGTCTTTTTGGCTACAGCAAAAGAATGGGCCGAAAACACTGTTTTGAAAACTCTTTTTGCCGAAAGGCGAATCACGATGATGAATGCTACCATAGATGTGACAGAGAGGTGGATAGAGCTATTTGACGATCTCGCAAAAACTCACGATTAGATGTTTATAACTAATGACTGATGGGGTTGCTTCAGCCTGTTATCAAGGTATTTTCGAATAAACCAACCACCGAATACCTATGGAGGAAGTTGCAGGTGCACAGAAAGTTGTAGAAGGCATAGCGGGTAGCAGGCTCTT from Cryomorphaceae bacterium 1068 includes these protein-coding regions:
- a CDS encoding DUF354 domain-containing protein — encoded protein: MKRLLFYMGHPAHYHNFKNCIRILMERGDEVLVVARGKDVLFDLIDTEDWDVVKWPARAAGGKLTLALNILQREGKLLNLVRKFRPHLMAGTDLGIAHVGKLLGIPSVVVNEDDSHAIPLMAKYAFPYATYVLAPNCCDQSPANHKKIGYEGYHELAYLHPKYFNADRSLLPAEMLDAERYFILRFASLHAHHDEGRSGIDDELAHELIELLLPFGKVFITSERELTADLEPYRIPVHPTVIHHAMAFADLYIGDSQTMAAEAAVLGVPSIRFNDFVGELSYLEELEHKYGLTKGIKTTESDVFLATAKEWAENTVLKTLFAERRITMMNATIDVTERWIELFDDLAKTHD